In a single window of the Eleginops maclovinus isolate JMC-PN-2008 ecotype Puerto Natales chromosome 6, JC_Emac_rtc_rv5, whole genome shotgun sequence genome:
- the LOC134865495 gene encoding tubulin beta-2A chain-like gives MREIVHIQAGQCGNQIGAKFWEVISDEHGIDPTGSYQGDSDLQLERINVYYNEASGSKYVPRAILVDLEPGTMDSVRSGPFGQLFRPDNFIFGQSGAGNNWAKGHYTEGAELMDSVLDVVRKESENCDCLQGFQLTHSLGGGTGSGMGTLLISKIREEYPDRIMNTFSVMPSPKVSDTVVEPYNATLSVHQLVENTDETFSIDNEALYDICFRTLKLTTPTYGDLNHLVSATMSGVTTCLRFPGQLNADLRKLAVNMVPFPRLHFFMPGFAPLTSRGSQQYRALSVPELTQQMFDAKNMMAACDPRHGRYLTVAAIFRGRMSMKEVDEQMLSVQNKNSSYFVEWIPNNVKTAVCDIPPRGLKMSATFIGNSTAIQELFRRISEQFTAMFRRKAFLHWYTGEGMDEMEFTEAESNMNDLVSEYQQYQDATADEMGEYEEDEIEDEEEVRHDVRH, from the exons ATGAGGGAAATCGTTCACATTCAGGCTGGACAGTGTGGTAATCAAATTGGAGCGAAG TTCTGGGAGGTGATAAGTGATGAGCATGGCATCGACCCCACTGGTAGTTACCAAGGTGACAGTGACCTGCAGCTGGAGAGGATAAATGTCTACTACAACGAGGCATcag GCAGCAAATATGTCCCTCGTGCCATTCTGGTGGATCTGGAGCCAGGAACCATGGATTCGGTTCGCTCCGGGCCGTTTGGACAGCTATTTAGGCCTGACAACTTTATCTTTG GTCAAAGTGGAGCAGGAAATAACTGGGCCAAGGGACACTACACCGAGGGAGCTGAGCTGATGGACTCGGTACTGGACGTTGTGAGAAAGGAGTCGGAGAACTGTGACTGCCTGCAGGGCTTTCAGCTCACCCACTCCCTGGGTGGAGGCACAGGTTCAGGTATGGGTACACTGCTCATCAGTAAGATCCGTGAGGAATACCCTGACCGCATCATGAACACATTCAGCGTCATGCCTTCCCCAAAGGTGTCCGACACTGTGGTAGAGCCCTACAACGCCACTCTCTCCGTCCACCAGCTAGTGGAGAACACAGATGAGACCTTCAGCATTGACAATGAGGCCCTGTATGATATTTGCTTCCGCACCCTGAAGCTGACCACACCTACCTACGGGGACCTCAACCACCTGGTGTCAGCCACCATGAGTGGGGTGACCACCTGTCTGCGCTTCCCTGGCCAACTCAACGCGGACCTCCGTAAGCTTGCTGTCAACATGGTGCCATTTCCTCGCTTACACTTCTTCATGCCAGGCTTTGCGCCCCTAACAAGCAGGGGCAGTCAGCAGTATCGTGCCCTCTCCGTGCCAGAGCTCACACAGCAAATGTTCGATGCCAAGAACATGATGGCAGCCTGTGACCCTCGTCACGGACGCTACCTCACAGTGGCAGCCATCTTCCGCGGCCGTATGTCGATGAAAGAGGTGGATGAGCAGATGTTGAGTGTACAGAACAAGAACAGCAGCTACTTCGTAGAATGGATTCCAAACAATGTCAAGACCGCTGTTTGCGACATCCCACCCCGTGGCCTCAAGATGTCCGCCACCTTCATTGGCAACAGCACAGCCATCCAGGAGCTGTTCAGGAGGATCTCCGAGCAGTTCACTGCCATGTTCCGCCGCAAGGCCTTCCTCCACTGGTACACCGGCGAGGGAATGGATGAGATGGAATTTACTGAGGCCGAGAGCAACATGAATGACCTGGTGTCTGAGTACCAGCAGTACCAGGATGCCACGGCTGATGAGATGGGCGAGTATGAAGAAGATGAAatagaggatgaggaagaggttCGTCATGATGTTCGCCACTGA